From a region of the Fischerella sp. JS2 genome:
- a CDS encoding universal stress protein: MFKKVLFPIDQSRETQEAFDVVIDIVQKYSSRLVLLSVVEEPNTDAPNEDVVMSSPETVGKLLETAKTAFSQQGIQTETIERQGKPAFVICDVADEIEANLIVMGCRGLGLTDEGAHDSVTNRVINLSPCPVLIVP, from the coding sequence ATGTTTAAAAAAGTTCTGTTTCCAATTGATCAAAGTCGGGAAACTCAGGAAGCATTTGATGTAGTGATTGATATTGTCCAAAAGTACAGCAGCCGCTTGGTGCTTTTAAGTGTGGTGGAAGAACCAAACACAGATGCACCAAATGAGGATGTTGTCATGTCCTCACCTGAGACTGTTGGCAAACTACTAGAAACTGCTAAAACCGCGTTTTCCCAGCAAGGAATTCAAACAGAAACTATTGAAAGGCAGGGCAAACCCGCGTTTGTAATTTGTGATGTGGCTGATGAAATAGAAGCAAATTTAATCGTCATGGGATGTCGGGGACTCGGTTTAACTGATGAAGGCGCTCATGATAGCGTTACTAACCGTGTGATTAATCTGTCTCCTTGCCCGGTGTTGATTGTTCCGTAA